In Mercurialis annua linkage group LG5, ddMerAnnu1.2, whole genome shotgun sequence, a single genomic region encodes these proteins:
- the LOC126682415 gene encoding uncharacterized protein LOC126682415 isoform X1, with product MACFIPFNNRNLDVSFFVFKPTVVLVDEVVESLKLFSVSTQSLGCVQTSIFKSIHGNMIIWYGAWMKKSSENKDLLTAALLSMLTSVSSMAILTEHGFFDAYAGESRDGSMSAKFSTGDTISMNIITAKSSNNLDDISYANLALFKSRFMKMEGALSGVCLNCQTMPTLACFYVWKSLQFCYSWIINSDHRRTMLPYLERFDLDVKYDIFRVVFVSCDSLLLSCQHLDCNDQMLQNGEKEQAIIQD from the exons atggcATGTTTTATACCTTTTAACAATAGGAATTTAGATGTAAGTTTTTTTGTGTTCAAGCCAACTGTAGTGTTAGTTGATGAGGTTGTTGAGTCTCTTAAGCTGTTTTCTGTTAGCACTCAGAGTCTTGGTTGTGTTCAGACTTCTATTTTCAAGAGCATCCATGGAAATATG ATTATATGGTATGGAGCATGGATGAAGAAATCTAGTGAAAACAAAGATTTGTTGACTGCTGCCCTT TTATCAATGTTAACAAGCGTATCAAGCATGGCGATTCTAACCGAACACGGATTCTTCGATGCATACGCCGGAGAATCAAGAGACGGCTCAATGTCCGCAAAATTTTCAACAGGAGATACAATCTCAATGAACATAATAACAGCAAAATCTAGCAACAACTTAGATGACATTTCTTATGCAAATTTAGCACTTTTTAAATCAAGATTCATGAAGATGGAAGGTGCACTTTCTGGAGTTTGCTTGAATTGCCAAACCATGCCAACATTAGCATGTTTCTATGTCTGGAAATCTCTCCAATTTTGCTATTCATGGATTATAAATTCTGACCATCGGAGGACAATGCTACCATATCTTGAGCGTTTTGATCTTGATGTTAAGTATGATATTTTTAGGGTTGTTTTTGTTAGTTGTGATAGTTTATTACTAAGTTGTCAACATCTTGATTGTAATGATCAGATGTTACAAAATGGAGAGAAAGAACAGGCAATTATTCAAGATTGA
- the LOC126682415 gene encoding uncharacterized protein LOC126682415 isoform X2, translating to MACFIPFNNRNLDIIWYGAWMKKSSENKDLLTAALLSMLTSVSSMAILTEHGFFDAYAGESRDGSMSAKFSTGDTISMNIITAKSSNNLDDISYANLALFKSRFMKMEGALSGVCLNCQTMPTLACFYVWKSLQFCYSWIINSDHRRTMLPYLERFDLDVKYDIFRVVFVSCDSLLLSCQHLDCNDQMLQNGEKEQAIIQD from the exons atggcATGTTTTATACCTTTTAACAATAGGAATTTAGAT ATTATATGGTATGGAGCATGGATGAAGAAATCTAGTGAAAACAAAGATTTGTTGACTGCTGCCCTT TTATCAATGTTAACAAGCGTATCAAGCATGGCGATTCTAACCGAACACGGATTCTTCGATGCATACGCCGGAGAATCAAGAGACGGCTCAATGTCCGCAAAATTTTCAACAGGAGATACAATCTCAATGAACATAATAACAGCAAAATCTAGCAACAACTTAGATGACATTTCTTATGCAAATTTAGCACTTTTTAAATCAAGATTCATGAAGATGGAAGGTGCACTTTCTGGAGTTTGCTTGAATTGCCAAACCATGCCAACATTAGCATGTTTCTATGTCTGGAAATCTCTCCAATTTTGCTATTCATGGATTATAAATTCTGACCATCGGAGGACAATGCTACCATATCTTGAGCGTTTTGATCTTGATGTTAAGTATGATATTTTTAGGGTTGTTTTTGTTAGTTGTGATAGTTTATTACTAAGTTGTCAACATCTTGATTGTAATGATCAGATGTTACAAAATGGAGAGAAAGAACAGGCAATTATTCAAGATTGA
- the LOC126680899 gene encoding putative hydrolase C777.06c has product MGSHTLLNDVVENGNIMANHHESDDRSAVIFLGTGCSSAVPNAMCLIQPSDPHCHVCFQSLSIPPEQNPNYRCNTSLLIDFHSESNDSKHSYILIDVGKTFREQVLRWFTFHKIPQVDSIILTHEHADAVLGLDDVRAVQPFSPTNDIDPTSIYLSQAAMDSIAVKFPYLIKKKLKEGQEIRRVSQIDWKIIEEDCKRPFVASGLKFVPLPVMHGEDYISLGFLFGEKSRVAYISDVSRFPESTEYVISKAGAGQLDLLILDTLYKTGSHNTHFCFPQTLEAVKRLCPKRALLIGMTHEFDHHKDNDFLREWSNREGIPVQLAHDGMRVPIDL; this is encoded by the exons ATGGGCTCTCATACTCTCCTAAACGACGTCGTTGAGAACGGCAACATCATGGCCAATCATCACGAATCCGATGACAGATCCGCCGTCATTTTTCTCGGCACCGGATGCTCCAGCGCCGTTCCCAACGCAATGTGCTTGATCCAGCCGTCCGATCCGCATTGTCACGTTTGCTTCCAGTCCCTCTCCATTCCACCGGAGCAAAACCCTAACTACAG GTGCAATACATCTCTGCTCATAGATTTTCATAGCGAGAGTAATGATTCTAAACACAGCTATATATTGATTGATGTTGGAAAGACATTCAGAGAGCAAGTTCTTAGATGGTTTACTTTCCACAAGATTCCTCAAGTTGATTCC ATTATTTTAACACATGAACATGCTGATGCAGTTCTTGGTCTTGATGATGTGCGTGCTGTTCAACCGTTTAGTCCTACTAATGATATTGATCCGACTTCTATTTACTTAAGTCAGGCTGCCATGGATAG TATTGCCGTGAAATTTCCATACCTAATAAAGAAAAAGTTGAAGGAAGGTCAAGAAATAAGACGGGTATCACAGATAGACTGGAAGATAATAGAGGAAGACTGCAAGAGACCATTTGTTGCTTCAGGATTAAAATTTGTGCCTTTGCCA GTGATGCATGGGGAAGATTATATTTCCTTGGGTTTTCTTTTTGGTGAAAAAAGTAGAGTAGCTTACATATCTGATGTTTCACGCTTCCCTGAAAGTACAGAGTATG TAATTTCAAAAGCTGGTGCTGGGCAACTGGATCTTCTCATCTTGGACACTTTGTACAAG ACCGGTTCCCATAATACTCACTTCTGCTTTCCTCAG ACCCTTGAAGCTGTGAAGAGATTATGTCCTAAGAGAGCCCTTTTAATTGGAATGACACATGAGTTTGATCATCACAAGGACAATGATTTCCTAAGAGAATGGTCCAATAG GGAAGGAATACCAGTGCAGCTTGCGCATGATGGAATGAGAGTTCCTATAGATTTATGA